A DNA window from Paenibacillus sp. HWE-109 contains the following coding sequences:
- a CDS encoding aspartyl-phosphate phosphatase Spo0E family protein, whose product MAFMEYQLSTYQKHIQIREQDFGKRWLTKRAKKRNSLILLEEEIHSLRRKLEQLVLDGEEMTSESVVELSTILDQRINEYMNNGKKSR is encoded by the coding sequence ATGGCTTTTATGGAATACCAACTATCAACCTATCAGAAACATATTCAAATTCGTGAACAAGATTTCGGAAAGCGTTGGTTGACTAAGCGTGCGAAGAAGCGGAATTCCCTCATCTTACTCGAAGAAGAGATTCATTCTTTACGACGTAAGCTGGAACAGTTGGTTCTCGATGGGGAAGAAATGACCTCTGAATCTGTCGTCGAATTGAGTACAATCCTAGACCAAAGAATAAATGAATATATGAACAACGGGAAGAAAAGTCGGTGA